From Alosa sapidissima isolate fAloSap1 chromosome 7, fAloSap1.pri, whole genome shotgun sequence, the proteins below share one genomic window:
- the gabrd gene encoding gamma-aminobutyric acid receptor subunit delta isoform X2, protein MAIEVASIDHISEANMDYTMTVFLRQSWRDDRLSYNHTNKTLGLDSRFVDKLWLPDTFIVNAKSAWFHDVTVENKLIRLQPDGVILYSSRITSTVACDMDLTKYPMDEQECMLDLESYGYSSEDIVYYWSENQKQIHGLDKLELSQFTITHYRFHTETMNFKSAGQFPRLSLRFQLRRNRGVYIIQSYMPSILLVAMSWVSFWISQSAVPARVSLGITTVLTMTTLMISARSSLPRATAIKALDVYFWICYVFVFAALIEYAFAHYNADYSKKEKKDKTDKQNAESIVKNGKQAMVLFSLSVAGMNQGLLIQNRPQRGQRSGSGDASGAVTPGSGVGEGETSSRGSRSRRGESGEEQKCCRCAFKPIDADTIDIYARAVFPATFAVVNLIYWVAYTM, encoded by the exons ATGGCGATAGAAGTGGCCAGCATTGATCATATTTCAGAAGCCAACATG GACTACACCATGACGGTGTTCCTTCGTCAGAGCTGGCGTGATGACCGGCTGTCGTATAACCACACTAATAAGACTCTGGGGCTGGACAGTCGCTTCGTGGATAAGCTTTGGTTACCAGACACCTTCATCGTTAATGCCAAGTCCGCCTGGTTCCATGATGTCACCGTGGAGAACAAGCTCATCCGCCTGCAGCCTGACGGAGTTATCCTCTACAGCAGccg GATCACATCCACTGTGGCGTGTGATATGGACCTGACCAAGTACCCCATGGATGAGCAGGAGTGCATGCTGGACCTGGAGAGCT atggctACTCCTCTGAGGACATTGTGTACTACTGGTCAGAGAATCAGAAGCAGATCCACGGGCTGGACAAGCTGGAACTCTCCCAGTTCACCATCACCCACTACCGCTTCCACACCGAGACCATGAACTTCAAATCAG CGGGCCAGTTTCCGCGTCTCAGCTTGCGTTTCCAGCTGAGgcggaacagaggcgtgtacaTCATCCAGTCCTACATGCCCTCCATCCTATTGGTTGCCATGTCCTGGGTGTCCTTCTGGATCAGCCAGTCAGCTGTGCCTGCCAGAGTCTCCCTGG GAATCACGACTGTGCTCACCATGACAACGCTGATGATCAGTGCCCGCTCGTCTCTCCCGCGCGCCACGGCCATTAAAGCACTGGACGTGTACTTCTGGATCTGCTACGTGTTCGTGTTCGCCGCACTCATCGAGTACGCCTTCGCTCACTACAACGCCGACTACagcaagaaggagaagaaggacaAGACTGACAAGCAGAATGCAGAG TCCATAGTGAAGAACGGGAAGCAGGCCATGGTTCTGTTCTCGCTGTCGGTGGCCGGGATGAACCAGGGGCTGCTGATCCAGAACCGACCACAGCGCGGGCAGCGGAGCGGCTCGGGCGATGCATCGGGGGCGGTGACGCCCGGctcgggggtgggggagggcgAGACGTCCAGCCGCGGGAGCCGCTCCAGGAGGGGGGAGAGCGGCGAGGAGCAGAAGTGCTGCCGCTGCGCCTTCAAGCCCATCGACGCCGACACCATCGACATCTACGCCCGTGCCGTCTTCCCCGCCACCTTCGCCGTGGTCAACCTCATCTACTGGGTGGCCTATACCatgtga
- the gabrd gene encoding gamma-aminobutyric acid receptor subunit delta isoform X1: MRARFNLTLFTGQAARTVRDYSESERFEGFLEREHLPLSLSLSLSLSIPRSCSLVRSLSIISSLARDRNVACSAQEHGSAYLSTLFSFFSSVWNNSRLVVLTVHRISTNSGESFQSEDMETVTFFFATLALLFVGGNRVARSMMSDVGDYVGSEIEISWLPNLDELMKGYARNFRPGIGGPPVNVAMAIEVASIDHISEANMDYTMTVFLRQSWRDDRLSYNHTNKTLGLDSRFVDKLWLPDTFIVNAKSAWFHDVTVENKLIRLQPDGVILYSSRITSTVACDMDLTKYPMDEQECMLDLESYGYSSEDIVYYWSENQKQIHGLDKLELSQFTITHYRFHTETMNFKSAGQFPRLSLRFQLRRNRGVYIIQSYMPSILLVAMSWVSFWISQSAVPARVSLGITTVLTMTTLMISARSSLPRATAIKALDVYFWICYVFVFAALIEYAFAHYNADYSKKEKKDKTDKQNAESIVKNGKQAMVLFSLSVAGMNQGLLIQNRPQRGQRSGSGDASGAVTPGSGVGEGETSSRGSRSRRGESGEEQKCCRCAFKPIDADTIDIYARAVFPATFAVVNLIYWVAYTM, translated from the exons ATGCGTGCACGATTTAATCTGACGTTGTTCACAGGACAGGCAGCGCGCACAGTGAGGGATTACTCAGAATCAGAGCGTTTCGAAGGTTTTTTAGAACGAgagcatctccctctctctctctctctctctctctctctctccatccctcgctCTTGCTCGCTTGTTCGCTCGCTCAGCATCATCTCCTCTCTGGCTCGGGATAGGAACGTAGCCTGTAGCGCACAGGAGCATGGGTCAGCCTACCTAtctactttattttcatttttttcatcaGTATGGAACAATAGCCGCCTTGTCGTTCTAACTGTCCATCGTATTTCAACCAATTCTGGAGAAAGTTTTCAGTCTGAAGATATGGAGACTGTCACTTTTTTCTTTGCGACCTTAGCGCTTCTGTTCGTCGGAGGAAACAGAGTCGCCAG GTCAATGATGAGCGACGTTGGAGACTACGTAGGTTCTGAGATAGAAATTTCCTGGTTGCCTAACCTGGATGAATTAATGAAGGGTTATGCCAGAAACTTCCGGCCAGGGATAGGAG GCCCACCAGTGAATGTAGCCATGGCGATAGAAGTGGCCAGCATTGATCATATTTCAGAAGCCAACATG GACTACACCATGACGGTGTTCCTTCGTCAGAGCTGGCGTGATGACCGGCTGTCGTATAACCACACTAATAAGACTCTGGGGCTGGACAGTCGCTTCGTGGATAAGCTTTGGTTACCAGACACCTTCATCGTTAATGCCAAGTCCGCCTGGTTCCATGATGTCACCGTGGAGAACAAGCTCATCCGCCTGCAGCCTGACGGAGTTATCCTCTACAGCAGccg GATCACATCCACTGTGGCGTGTGATATGGACCTGACCAAGTACCCCATGGATGAGCAGGAGTGCATGCTGGACCTGGAGAGCT atggctACTCCTCTGAGGACATTGTGTACTACTGGTCAGAGAATCAGAAGCAGATCCACGGGCTGGACAAGCTGGAACTCTCCCAGTTCACCATCACCCACTACCGCTTCCACACCGAGACCATGAACTTCAAATCAG CGGGCCAGTTTCCGCGTCTCAGCTTGCGTTTCCAGCTGAGgcggaacagaggcgtgtacaTCATCCAGTCCTACATGCCCTCCATCCTATTGGTTGCCATGTCCTGGGTGTCCTTCTGGATCAGCCAGTCAGCTGTGCCTGCCAGAGTCTCCCTGG GAATCACGACTGTGCTCACCATGACAACGCTGATGATCAGTGCCCGCTCGTCTCTCCCGCGCGCCACGGCCATTAAAGCACTGGACGTGTACTTCTGGATCTGCTACGTGTTCGTGTTCGCCGCACTCATCGAGTACGCCTTCGCTCACTACAACGCCGACTACagcaagaaggagaagaaggacaAGACTGACAAGCAGAATGCAGAG TCCATAGTGAAGAACGGGAAGCAGGCCATGGTTCTGTTCTCGCTGTCGGTGGCCGGGATGAACCAGGGGCTGCTGATCCAGAACCGACCACAGCGCGGGCAGCGGAGCGGCTCGGGCGATGCATCGGGGGCGGTGACGCCCGGctcgggggtgggggagggcgAGACGTCCAGCCGCGGGAGCCGCTCCAGGAGGGGGGAGAGCGGCGAGGAGCAGAAGTGCTGCCGCTGCGCCTTCAAGCCCATCGACGCCGACACCATCGACATCTACGCCCGTGCCGTCTTCCCCGCCACCTTCGCCGTGGTCAACCTCATCTACTGGGTGGCCTATACCatgtga